GGGACAATGTCATCTACATGCCCAACGCCATAGATCTCTCCTCCTTTGAAAATCCTGACGGGAGCCGGGTGCGGGCGCGCCACCAGATAGGCGAAAAGGAGCGCCTCCTGGTGTACGTAGGGCGCATGGCCCTCGAGAAAAACCTGCCCTTCATGCTTGACGCTTTCAAGCTCATCGCGGGAACCATCCAGGTGAGGCTCATGATTATCGGCGAAGGGCCGGAGCTTGAAAGCCTGAGACGCTATGCGGCGGCGCTTAACCTCGGGGATAAGGTCATATTTCCCGGGAGAGTCGAGTACCGGGAGATTCCCGCCTATTACGGCGCCGCCGATCTTTTCGTGATGACCTCCACCACTGAGGTGAAGCCCCTCGCCCTCATTGAGGCCATGGCTTCAGGCCTTCCCGTCGTTGCCGTATCGGCCCATGGCTCCTCGGACACAATACAGGACGGAAAAAACGGCCTTCTCACCGCTGAAGACCGCGGTGTCTTCGCAGAGGCCGTGGAGACGCTCCTTCGTGACGGCAAAAGGCTGGCTATGATGAAAAAAGAGAGCATTGAGACGGCAAAGGGCTACTCCATTGACCAGGTCACCGATCGCCTCCTTGGGCTCTATACCGACGCAATAGAACGGGAAAAAAACCGGCGCGGTGATTCTCCCCTAAGCACCTGCAGGTAAAACTCCTACGCCCTCGAACTATATTCCCGGTAAATATTGAGCCATCTTTCTTCTTCTGAGTTCCCGGCCCTCGGGATTCCCCTGAAAAGACTCAATAGTTGCCCAAGCTCACATTAAAAAGGAGGAATGGATATGAAAAAGACTGGTATCTTTATGGCCATCGCGGCTTTCCTGGCCATGGTCTGCCTGGGCGTGGCATGGGCAGACTGGCCCGATTACTGCATGGGAAGGCCACAGTTCACCCCGGGGAAGAGCTACGGCTATTTCATATGGAAAGTTGACTGCTGGCACCTCAGGACAAGCACCAAAGAGGAGAGAAAGGTATTTGAAGGCACCATCTCGTCAGACCAGGACATCACCATTGTCCACCGTGACAATATGGAGCCCGACAATGGAGATTTCGTGACCCGCGTAAGCAACAACCAGATCATGTTCCGCCTCACCACAGAAGGTGATGAGGACGGCTTCGGCTTCAACACCAACGGGAAATACCTCATCTTCGATCTCAAGAGAGACGGCGTGCATGTCTGGACCGAGCACATCACTGTCGGTGATGATAACTGGCATCCCTCCTCCAATCCTTTCGTAACGACCCAGCAATAGCGCACTAAGAAAAAGACCGGGGTGAGCTTTCACCCCGGTCTTTTTTTTCCCGGGAAACGTGCCAGGCTCCTTTCAGGAAGGCTGCGCCTTTTTCATCGATTCCGAGAGAAACTGTACCTGGAAGAGCCTGTCTGCCCCAGAAAGGGCCTCTTCCAGCCCGAATATGAGGGCGCTTTCATCGCCCGCCTGGGCAAAAAGCTTCATACGCCCAATCCCCGAAAGAAGCTCCCCAATTCCTTCTTCCATGGCGGAGTTCACCTCTTCAAGCACCAGTGATTCCGGTGAGTCACCCTTGAGATCGCCAGGAAGGGTGAGCCTGGCTTTCTCCTTCCTGGCATGGAGCACCTTCGCCTCAAGCCTGGAGAGTTCTGCAAGAAATCCTTCGGAGGAAAGTGAGCCATCCCTTGCCCTCAAGACGGTATTCTGAAGATCTCTGGTGAACTCCGTATCTGCATGGGCGGAAGCCTTTACCATCCCCTCCTGGTCCATGCGGAACTCCATGCTTGAGGACTGTCCCGTAGCGAAGTCGGCAAGCCTGGCATTGCAGTGCACACAGAACTTTGCCGTCACCTCGTTCTCACCACCGCACTGAATGCAGGGCCGGGTACGGGGACCCGCACCGGACTCCGTAAGGCCGCGGTGGAGAAGGACAAGCATCTCAGAGGCTTCCTTCGACCTTTCAAGGCCCCTGGCTATGTGCTCCGTGCTGTGGTCAGCGAAATAAAGGGCTGCCTCCTCGAGGCCCCTGAAATATTCCTTGAGAGCCTTCTTTATCTCAGAGCGCTTCTCGTGGAAAAAGGCCTCCTCATGGGGCGCCGGGGACATCTTATCAAATCCTTCATAGAATGCCTTTATTGACTGCCGCACGGCCGCAAGACGCTCTTTAAAGGCTTCAGGCTTTATGGTACCCCTCATCACGCCGTATCCCACCCGCATGAGCTCATTCTGCAGCGGCGACTCAGCATAGCGGGGAATATTCCGCTCCTCTTCCTTGAGCGAGTCGATGGAGGCGAAAAGCTCTGCAAAGCTCTCCCTCATGATGGCTATGCCCTTGACAAGAGCCTCCCTGTCGTGAGAGGAAAAATAGCGGTATGCCTCTTCAAGCCCTGTCCGGAGCTTTTCAAGGGCCTTCTCAATAAGGGGAGCCTGGGTCATGAGGGTAGGGGTGTTCTCCTGGAACTTGAGCTGGTGGCGGAAAAAGCTCCTCATCTCGCGGCGGAAGGTGTTGAGGGTCTTGATGCTCTTCTTGAGATCGTCTTCGATGCCCTCACCTTCATAGACAGCCCGCGCAAGGGTGATTACCTCGTTGAGCTGGGGAGCTCTTGTGAGTTCAAAGAGGGCTTCTTCTCCCATGGCGTGCTCCTTTTCCTCACAGTTCTCTCCACTTTCACCGTTATCCTTCCCCGGCCCGCAGGCTGCCCGGGGAGAAAAATAAAAAGACGCCAGAAGCGCCTTTTTCAACTCTGCACAAGAAGAATGCTACCAGCAGATATACGGATTGTGCATACCATGGTGCCATCCCGCAGCACCGCCGAAAAGGCTGCCAAGGGTGCCCCCGGCAAACATTCCAAGCGATGAGCCCAGGAACATGCCGGGATAGCCCCCCGCCCCGAGCCCCAGCAACGCGCCAAGACCGCCTCCTATTGTTGAGCCGAAACTTCCGCCGTAAAAAGACCCCATGTTATAACCGAGAAGAGCGCTGCTGATGTTACCACACCCTCCCATAAAAGGCATCCCCATTCCCATGGTGAGGGGATTCATACCCAGTCCGAAACCGCCGCCGCACATAAACGGTGATATACCCCACATACTCTCACTCCCTTTAAAGGAAATAGCTCTTTTATTTACTATACCATGGAATATGGGGGAAAAGCAATATTCATGATATTACAGAATTGTAAACATAAGGACAGCTTGCCACCGGAGCGTGAACAGAGCGGAGTCCATTCCTCTGAAAAAGCTCCCATTGAAGGCATATCAGCACCTCTTTGAAGGATATCCCTCTCCAATAATAGAATCATGCCCTGCTCGGGGTGCCGCAGTGAGGAGAGAAACCTGGTATGGGTAAAGAGGTAATGAAGAAGCTCTGCATGGTGGTCTTCAATTATTACGACATTGACTCCCGGGTAAAGCGGCAGGCCGAATACGCCGCAAGCCGCGGGTGGCACGTGGACGTCATCGCCCTCAAGTCCAGGTTCACTGGCAAAGCAAAGCACCATGAGCACATCAGGGTCTTCGAGATTTCCGTCGAGAAGCAGCGG
This Candidatus Eremiobacterota bacterium DNA region includes the following protein-coding sequences:
- a CDS encoding glycosyltransferase family 4 protein, with amino-acid sequence MRVGVFTNAYKPIISGVVNCIDLIRQSLIKKGHEVIIFAPRFPGYQEEDSPVYRYRSLNLTKKMKFPVPIPFSRRISALIPTFGLDIIHSHHPFVMGDEGARWAARLGVPLVFTFHTQYEQYAHYIPLPAALVRAVSRMRVKAYAKKCSVIITPGTSIVELLHEYGIRDNVIYMPNAIDLSSFENPDGSRVRARHQIGEKERLLVYVGRMALEKNLPFMLDAFKLIAGTIQVRLMIIGEGPELESLRRYAAALNLGDKVIFPGRVEYREIPAYYGAADLFVMTSTTEVKPLALIEAMASGLPVVAVSAHGSSDTIQDGKNGLLTAEDRGVFAEAVETLLRDGKRLAMMKKESIETAKGYSIDQVTDRLLGLYTDAIEREKNRRGDSPLSTCR
- a CDS encoding zinc ribbon domain-containing protein, whose product is MGEEALFELTRAPQLNEVITLARAVYEGEGIEDDLKKSIKTLNTFRREMRSFFRHQLKFQENTPTLMTQAPLIEKALEKLRTGLEEAYRYFSSHDREALVKGIAIMRESFAELFASIDSLKEEERNIPRYAESPLQNELMRVGYGVMRGTIKPEAFKERLAAVRQSIKAFYEGFDKMSPAPHEEAFFHEKRSEIKKALKEYFRGLEEAALYFADHSTEHIARGLERSKEASEMLVLLHRGLTESGAGPRTRPCIQCGGENEVTAKFCVHCNARLADFATGQSSSMEFRMDQEGMVKASAHADTEFTRDLQNTVLRARDGSLSSEGFLAELSRLEAKVLHARKEKARLTLPGDLKGDSPESLVLEEVNSAMEEGIGELLSGIGRMKLFAQAGDESALIFGLEEALSGADRLFQVQFLSESMKKAQPS